CTTCAGCCACAATGGTCCGAATCTTCAAACGTGAATCTTGCTGCTCAATATAGGTGATTTCCGCGCTCTCATTTAGAGCTCCCTCTACCCAGACAATGTTTTTGAAGGGGATAAGCGTGCCGTTGGAAAGCTCTTCAGAACCGTTTTTGTCAGCCTGCCCAGACGGAATGCAACAAAATACCCCGGCAATCCTACTGTCACGGCCAGTTTGGTCCGTCAAAAGACCGTGGTCTGTTATCTTGGCCAAAACCATTATGAAATCCTTTTTTATGCACTGCCTGAATTATTATTTCATGATTCGTTCATTACGTAGTCCTATTTAATTAATTACCATACGCAGAAAACCCGCCAAAGGTCGACGTCGGAGGCGGATACCGCTGGAAAAGCTTCGACTTCTTGGTCCGTCTGGCCCCTGGCGTCCGTGTGAGGAACTGCGTTGGGATCTTATTCTCAATCGAGATCGAACTTGTAGTAAAGTCCACCTTGATCTCCGGCTCCTTTGAGATCTCCTCCGTCACGAACCGAAGCCAGTActcctcaaaatcctcGTCAGCCATGTCAGCCGACTTGGTGGCTTTGAGAAAGTTgtgcagctcctccaaagtcATCTCTTTGCCGTTTTTGCGACGCAAAATATCCAGCGTAAACTCGGTCATTAGTTTGATCTTCTCGAGTCGTTTCTCGTCGTAAACGCATTGCTCCATCCGAGGTATTAGACCTAACAGCGACTGCCACGGTCTTGAAACAGTGTAGCCGCTCTTGCATTCCAGCTTCGAGTCGTATCTGCAGATAGCGTGCTCGGGACAGGGAATGCATCGCGGCTTAAtctgctccagaaatgcGTCAGCTTTGTTTGCGAACTGCGTCAACAATGGATTTTCTGTAGGCAGCCACGACCGCACACTCCTTATCTCGCCTTCCCGACCACAGAATCCAACGTCAACGGCCATCGAGCGGTAGAAAAATAGCGACGATAAAATTGGTAGCAGCAAAAGCGCATATTTGTAATGCCCCTTTTGAACCGGCTTTGACTCCGCCTCAGCAGAAGACTCAACCACAACGACGGTCTCCTTTATCGTCTCTTGCTCTACCACCTCTGTTTGTTGTTCGCCATCTATTTCCACAACCTCGCGCACCTCGCTCTCCCGTACTTTTACCTCTGCTTCCTCCACTTCCGTATCCGAGCTGTCAACATCCGTGAGTAGTTCCCTCTGCATCACTTTTGTAGCGCTTGCTATCGTGCGCTCGTCGTCTCCACTCTCATTATCAATAATCCTGTCAGGTCCCGCCAGCATTTCGTCAAGAAAAGACGGAACCTGAACATTCTCGACTGCCTCGAACGTGTTCTCCATCTCCATTTCAACTATCTGGTTTTTTGGCTCTTCCTTTTTAGGACTCACAAGTCTCGCAAGGATATCAGAAATGTCGCCCTCCTCAACCGGGCTTTCGGactcaaacttctccaaagacagTGGCGATTTGATGGACTTACTAGACTTTGCTTCCTCCATTCTGCTGACAGTTGGCGATTCAGCGTCGTCGGAGACGGCGTTCTCTTCCGTACTTTTGTTCTTTCTATGCAGCTTTTTCCTTTTAGGGGTGGCCGCCTCAGAACCTCTTTTTTGCGGAACGGTCTGGTCTGGGGCAGGACTCAGGCTTTTACGCGATTCTTTGTCGGGAGTCGAGTATCTGGAGTTTTTCGCGCTTCTCTTAGATGAGGTGTTGACCTCTTCTATCTCCACGCTATTTTCAATACTTTTCTTGTACTCTTCGAGCCACTTGGCCGCGTTAGGGCGAATATACTCTTCATACAGCTGGATCAGCTCAGATTTCTTTGCGCTGGACGGATAGTCAATATTTCGGTCAACTAGAATCGATCTCAGGCGTGGCACAGTCACCTTGTGGGGGTCAAAATCTGGATCGAGATACTCCACGCTATCCATGATTAAAAGAATGGTATTGTTTATGTTTATGTTTAGTTTTTAAAACATATTTGAACCTATTTGCAAATTGACAGAAAGTAGtggagcaaaaaaaattttccaaatccaTCCTTAATTTACTATAGCTTAATGTCGAACCCTAACCAGCAAAACAACCAGGACGACTTGTCTCAGGGGATGCAAAATTTGAACGTGGGGGGCCAACAATTCAACCCGAACGCGGCTCCTTCGTTTGTTCCCGGCCAATTTGGACAGCAATTTGGACAGTACCAGCAATTCAATCAATACCAACAATATAATCAGCAATACGGCCAGTACCAGCAATATGGCCAGTACGTGCCGCCACAGTCATTTGGCTACGATGCCCGCGACCCATACGCTGCTCAGCCACAACAACAGAGCAACCACATGTCCTTGGAAGAGTACCAGAAACAACAACAGgagtcgctcaacaagaGCACCAAGCCTAAGACCAAGCTGaagttgaacttgaacagcagcaccgTCAAGGCGCCTGTtaagaagaaggaggaacCTAAAAAAGAGGAGCCGAAAGAAACAAAGCAAGAGCCAAAACAGGAGCCGAAACAGGAGACCAAGCAGGAGACCAAGCAGGATATCAAACCGGAGGTCAAGGCCGCTCCCAAGCCAGAACCAAAGGCTGACGCCAAAGCCGACGCCAAGACTGCCTCCAAGCCACAGAAGACAGATAAGTCTGTGGCTCCATCTTCTGTCATTAGGGAACAGGAGcaacagctggacgagtcCGTTTTGCAGGATATGTTTGGCGGAAAAGACCACATGTCGATTATCTTCATGGGCCACGTGGATGCCGGAAAAAGTACCATGGGAGGTAACATTCTTTATCTGACTGGAGCCGTTGACAAGAGAACAGTGGAAAAGTACGAAAGAGAAGCCAAAGAGGCCGGAAGACAAGGTTGGTACTTGTCCTGGATCATGGACACCAACAAGGAGGAAAGAAACGACGGAAAGACAATTGAGGTTGGAAAATCCTACTTCGAGACCCAAAAGAGAAGATACACTATCCTGGATGCTCCAGGCCACAAGCTGTACATTTCCGAGATGATTGGAGGAGCTTCTCAGGCAGATGTTGGTATTTTGGTTATTTCTGCCCGGAAGGGAGAGTACGAAGCCGGTTTCGAGAGAGGAGGACAATCCAGAGAGCATGCTATTCTGGCCAAGACGCAAGGTGTCAATAAGCTGGTtgtggtgatcaacaagatggACGATCCTACCGTCAACTGGTCTGAGGAGAGATACAACGAGTGTATCAGCAAGCTATCTGCTTACCTTAAGGGTGTTGGATACCAAAAGAACGATGTCGTTTTCATGCCCGTTTCCGGCTACACTGGTGCAGGTTTGAAGGACCGTGTCAAGCCGGAAGAGTGTCCTTGGTACACAGGACCTTCTCTGCTGGAGTTCCTTGATAATATGCCTCTTGCTGCCAGAAAAATCAATGATCCATTTATGCTGCCAATTTCCGGTAAGATGAAAGACCTGGGTACGGTGGTCGAGGGTAAGATCGAGTCTGGACATGTCAAGAAGGGACAACAGCTCATAATGATGCCGAACAAGATACAGGTCGAGGTGCTGACCATCTACAACGAGACTGAGGCAGAGGTCGACACGGCCGTTTGCGGAGAGCAGGTGAGAATGAAACTGAAGGGtgttgaggaagaagaggtgTCTGCCGGTTACGTGCTCTCTTCCACGCTCAACCCAGTCAAGACCGTGACCCGATTCGAGGCCCAAATCGCCATTGTTGAGCTCAAGTCCATCTTGTCCTCGGGATTCTCCTGTGTGATGCATGTCCACACCGCCATTGAAGAAGTCACATTTACAAAGCTGCTGCACCACTTGCAAAAGGGAACCAACAGAAAATCCAAGAAGCCACCAGCGTTTGCTAAGCAGGGCATGAAGATCATCGCCGAGCTGGAGACCGCTATGCCAGTTTGTCTCGAGACATACGAGGACTATCCGCAGCTGGGCAGATTCACCCTGAGAGATCAGGGCCAGACCATTGCTATCGGAAAGGTTACTAAGCTATTGTAAGTAAGAATGATAAACGAGCTGCTATTTACATAAGAGACAAATGTATTGTGACCATGCAATTCTTCATCTGCAGCGTTCCGTTTTCATCTGATGCTGTGCTTCTGGTTGTTGTTATTATTGTTGGCTGTATGTGAGGACCCCAGACAATTCTCTGTCAACAAGTCCTCTCTTTAGCTCAGTTGGAAGAGCATGAGACTGTAATTGTACAAGAAATCTCAGGGTCCCCGGTTCGATCCCGGGAGGGGAgacttttttttcaaattcctgCAAGCACAAGATGCGCTGCGTAGTGCGACCTTTTGGTCCACCACACTACTTTTTGTTGTgttcctccagcttcaaGCCTTCCGACCCAAATTCATCCACCTTATCAAGCGAGGAATTAATTTTCAGCATTTTTAAAAATTTGTGCGGTTTTTATTGTCATTTTTTATCATGAAGTTGGACACTATACACATGCGTTATCTCAATGCAGACGACTGGCGAGTACTCCAGGCCGTCGAAAACGGGTCTCGGAGTCACGAGGTTGTGCCTACGAAGCTGATCGGCCAAATAGCAAACCTCAAGACAGGTATGGGCTCTGCCAACCGAGCCATCTCTGATCTTGCAAAATTGAACCTCATCTCAAAGCTCCGAAACGCTAAGTACGACGGGTACCGGCTGACATACAACGGGTTCGACTATCTGGCTCTCAAGACATTTGCGCAGAAAAAAACCCTGGTCGAGCTTGGGACCACTATAGGTGTTGGTAAAGAATCGGACATTTATGCAGGAAAAGACGGCCAAGGCAACGAAAGGGTGCTGAAGATCCATCGTTTGGGAAGAGTCTCTTTTCGCACAGTGAAAAACAAGCGGGATTACCTCCGCAATAAGGAGGCTCAGAGCTGGATGCATCTGTCGAAGCtggcagcagaaaaagagtATGAGTTTATGACGATATTGTATGAGAACGGATTTGAGATCCCGCGGCCGCTAGACTATTCGCGCCATTGTGTTGTCATGGAGTTGGTGGAGGGCTTCCCGATGCGGCAGCTTCGTGAACATTTCCAATACAAAAAGCTATACTCGCAGTTGATGCAGTTTATGGTGAAATTAGCCAACCATGGATTAATTCACTGCGACTACAACGAGTACAACATCATGATCAGAGAGGACGGTTCTTACGACTCGGCCACAGAGCCCGGGTTCCTTGTGATTGACTTCCCGCAATGTATATCGATCAACCACGTGGACGCAGAATTCTACTTCAAGCGGGACGTGGAGTGCATCAGACGGTTTTTCAAGCGCAGATTCGGGTACTCGCCTAAAGACGACTCGATGATGCTAGATACGGATGGCTACGGCGACGGTTTCAGATATGCGTATCCCGTTTTCAGCAGAGATGTACAAAGAATAGGAGATCTGGACATGCAGGTGAAGGCCTCTGGCTACAGGAGCGAGAAGAAGACAGAGTTGGAGGACGCGCTGGGAAGCATGAGACGGGATTACGACGATACtgaggaggacgacgagaaggaagaggaagaagaggaggaggagtATGGATCGGAGCTTGAGTTTTCGGAGTCTGAGTCGGACACGGACTCTGTTAACGAAAAAATCGTGCAGGCCCTAGTGGAGGGAGAAGAACTGGAAACTGATAAGTTTGGGAATTACATATTAAAAGAGTAATTACAACAATCGATACTTAATTCACTCCATTATGCGAATAAACTATCTCACGGTTAACGAGTAGCCATGGCCTTGGTGACGACTCTCTTCAGCGACAGCTCAGCCTTTCTCAGGTCGTCAGCAGAAGAGTCCTCAATCTCaagagcagccagagccTCAGACAGAGCAGCCTCAACCTTGTCCTTAGCACCCTTCTTCATCTTAGCAGACAGAACTGGGTCGGTGACGGTGGCCTCGATGGAAGAGACGTACGACTCGAGTCTTTGTTTTTGCTCGTGCTTCTTGGAGAATTCCTCGTCGGctttcttgaacttgtcaGCGTCGTTGATCATCTTCTCAATCTCGGAGGTGGACAATCTACCGACAGAGTTGGAGATGGTGATGTTGGCAGATCTACCAGTGGACTTCTCGACGGCAGTGACCTTCAGAATTCCGTTGGCGTCGACCTCGAAAATGGCCTCCAAAACTGGCTCTCCAGCTGGCATTGGTGGGATGTTCTTGAGGTCGAACTCACCCAACAGGGTGTTCTCGGCACAGTTGACTCTCTCACCCTGGTACACTGGGAACTGGACGGTGGTCTGGTGGTCCTCAACAGTGGTGAAAGTTCTTCTCTTAATGGTTGGAACAGTGGTGTTTCTTGGAACAACTGGAGCAAAGACGTTACCTTGCATAGCAACACCAAGCGAGAGTGGGATGACATCCAACAGAAGCAGGTCCTTGGTCTCGTCAGAGGTGGATTGACCGGTCAGGATGGCACCTTGGACGGCAGCACCGTAAGCAACGGCCTCATCTGGGTTGATGGACTTCTCGAGTTGCTTACCGTCGAAGAAGTCAGAcaacagcttctggacCTTTGGAATTCTGGTGGAACCACCAACAAGGACGACCTCGTCGACCTGGGACTTGGAGATCTTGGCGTCCTTCAGAACTTGCTCAACTGGAGTCAAGGTGGACTTGAACAGAGCAGAGTTGATGTCCTCGAATCTGGCTCTGGTGATGTTAGCAGAGAAGTCCTCACCCTCGAACAAGGAGTCGACCTCAACGGTGGTCTGGGTGACGGAAGAAAGAGTTCTCTTGGCTCTCTCACAGGCGGTTCTGAGTCTTCTCAGAGCTCTGGCGTCACCGGAGATGTCCAAACCAGTCTTCTTTTGGAACTCCTTTTTGAAGTGCTCAAGGAGGTTGGTATCGAAATCTTGACCACCCAAGTGAGTGTCACCAGCAGTAGCCTTGACGGTGAAGACACCACCAGCAATGTGCAGCAGAGAAACATCGAAAGTTCCTCCACCAAGGTCGAAGATCAGAATGTGCTTCTCCTGGTCGGACTTACCAGCACCAAGACCGTAAgcaatggcagcagcggTAGGCTCGTTGATGATTCTCAACACGTTCAAACCAGCAATGGCACCAGCGTCCTTGGTGGCTTGTCTTTGAGCGTCGTTGAAGTAAGCTGGAACGGTAACGACGGCTTTCTCAACCTTTTGGCCAATCTTGGCCTCAGCAATCTCTTTCATCTTGGTCAAGACCATAGAAGAGATTTCCTGAGGAGAGAAAGTCTTGGTCTCACCCAAGTACTCAACCTCAATCTTTGGGTTGCCGTTGTCGTCGATAACCTTGAATGGCCACGACTTGATGTCTTTCTGCACAGACTCGTCAGAGAAGGCTCTACCGATCAATCTCTTAGCATCGAAAACAGTGTTCTTTGGGTTCAAAGCAGCCTGGTTCTTGGCAGCGTCACCAATCAGTCTCTCTTCAGGAGTGAAAGCGACGAACGAAGGAGTAACTCTGTTACCCTGTTCGTTAGCGATGATTTCGACAGCAGAGTCGTATGTAGCAACACAGGAGTAAGTAGTACCAAGATCGATACCAATAGCACCTTGGAAAACACCGTCAGCCATTATGTCTATTTGTAAAGGTAATAAAAGATTTTAAATCCCCAAATTTTACCTTGAAATATTCCCAAagtgaaaaatttttcagaaaaaaaaaacgggTTTTGCTTTTGCGCACGACGCTTTTTGGTGGGTAAATCTTGTTTTAGCACTGCCTCAACTTTTGGTAGCACGCCACTGGCTGATTTTCTTTTGGATCAGCTGCTCGGCTTCCTTCACTTCTTCCTTGAGCCCGATAATTTCCAGCAGTTGCATTTGGTTCATGCCCGGAACCAAAGCCACGTTTTCTGTGTCTGCCGTGTCGTGTATTTTGATCTTCGCTGTTGTCTGTTCTCGGATTCGCTCGATATCCTTTCCTTTCTTCCCAATTAGCGATCCTATCTCCTTGCGTGTCATGTGGTATTGCTTTTTTACTGCCACATTCTGTTTCGGAGAAAGAGCGACAGGTATGGCATTCCTCTCTGTCAAAACTTTATTTTCCTGCAGGTATCCAATTCTTGTTGGGGGTCTCAGATCCACACTCTTTCCGTACACATCCGCCAGTGGAGGCTCTAAATTTCTGTCTAGTTGATAGATATCACCAAACGCGTAGTGTCCATTGATCAGGACTCCTGTATTTGGCGGCTGGCCAAATTTCGGCCACACAATTATCGGGTCTCTTGAAAAAAGGGAGATTATCTGGTTagcagcaaaaacaggTGAACTTACCATTCGATATATCTCGGATACCCTCTGTGGTGGTCCTGTAATCTGCACAACCCACTGGTTGAGATAAAAGTGTAGTTTTTCGAACCGCAGACATACGTTAGAGGGGCCCGGCTGGGGATCTAGGTGGGAGAGCACGGAATCCACCGACGAATGGTGGCCAAGAACAAGCCGAACGCTAGCATTACCGAGTCCAGGGTCGCCTGGAAGGTACACAACAAAGATTTTTGCTGACCAGCTTCTCTGAAGTTGGGGAAACAGCGAACTCATAGAAATGCGAGAGGAGAAAATGTTACTAAATCTAAAATATGCGCTGGCGCAGGAACCATTATCAGGAGACCCTTGAACTTAAATGAGCAACCATAAACATAAAGAAGACGCTTAACACCATCTCTTCTCCCACTCGTGGTGTGCCGCCCAACAGGCCGAGGGAAAAAAACTTGCGTGATTATCAGTTCTCCAGCTTATCTAGTCTATAAAAAAAACCCGTCCTCGAAATTTGTCGCTATTTTCTTTCGTACAAAAACTATGGGTGTGCCGCTTCCTGAAGTGATATACTCGGCGGTTAAGCCCATCATTCGGATGTACTTGATCATCCTGACGGGCTTTGTGATGACAAAGCTCGGGTTTGTGAGCGTGTCCACCACCAGAGCAATCAGCGATCTCGTGTTGCTGCTCTTCATGCCCTCTCTTATCTTTGACAAAATCGTGTCCTACATCTCGATATCGGATATCAAGACCATTGGCGTGATCTGTCTGTCAGCATTCATGATGTACTGCTGCAACGCCGGCGTCACGGCCGCGATTGTGACATTGACCCCCGTGcccaagaaaaaaaatgaatCCTGGATAGGAGGAGCAATGCTGGCAGGAATAATGCAGAACGTCTCTGACCTCCCCATCTCGTATCTACAGGCCATGACAACCTTCTCTGACGATGAGATCAACAAGGGCACCGCCTACGTGATCATCTGGCTCACCATGTATATAGTTGTGCAGTTCAACTGCGGGATGTTCCAACTGGTGGAACTGGATTTCCGACGGAAACGAGACGCGGAGGAAAAATCACAAAGCCGCGAGTTGCCTACAATTCGCGAAGATAAGGCCCCCGAACGCGATACAGACGTGGACCACGACCGCTTGTCACCCAAATCGTCGCTGTCCGGGTCGAGTCTGTCCAGTATCGACTCTGCTCCCGCGAGCGAAAATTTAAATCCGCACGCACTACTTTCCACCACTAACTCGCACAACTCGCACAGCACTCGGTACCCTGTCTCGCGCATCCCCTCAGCACGGCCGCACCACGATTATGCTCTGAGCCAGTGCAATTCGCACGCGTCATCCACCCGCTCTGCCGCGTCGTCGCACCGTTCCAGCGTGCTCACTCAGCCGCACGTCCAGGAACTCATCAGAGAATATTCGCGGCACGAACCCTACAATAGAGACATCCCGACCAACATGAAGATCATCACAGAGACCAATCTAAGCTCCAAGGACATTGAAAACTCCGCCAAGGCTCCCTGGGTCAGACGATACAAACTGCActatttgattttttttgtcaagAACCTGAAAAAGCCAAACTCCATCGTGCTCATTTTCTCGCTCATCATTGCATTAATTCCATGGCTGAAGGCGCTCTTTGTGCAGACCACAGTGTACATGCCCAACGCACCGGACCACCAACCACCGTTGTCCTTTATTCTCCAGTACGCGCAGTACTGTGCTATGCCCTGCGTCCCGTTGGGGATTTTTTTAATCGGGTCGCTTTTGGGCCGGCTGCAAATTAACGACATCCCCAAGGGTTTCTGGAAATGTGTGGTTTGCCACACAGTCTACCGCCTTTGCATCTTGCCAATCATCGGCATTTTGTGGGTCGACCGCATGAAAAAGGCCAATTGGCTCACAGACCCCATGGCCATGTTTGTCACGTGCCTGGAGTTTTCGCTCCCGTCTGCCACCATCCAGGTGTACCTGACGGCCAGCAACATGGACCCGGAGGATGAGAACCCGCTGCAGATCAATTGTCTTTCACTGTACCTGATTGTTCAATATACCTCGCTGGTGGTGACGATGCCGATAGTTGTCTGCTACACTTTGAAAAACGTGGTGCACATATAATATGTACGAACAAAGCTatggacgatcgacgcacGCATATAAAAAATTACCTTTGTGGGATCTGTAATAATCTTTCCTTGTTGATCCTCTTCCACCGTGAATTTCTTCAGACGCATCAAGTACAAGCTAGGCCTTGTCCACCGTCCGCATCGATCTCTCCGGTACAATCTTGCCAGATACATCAATAATAAATTTCTGCGCTCCAGCAAGGACAAGGTCTTTTTCTTCCTACTGCGCAAGGACGTGGATCCCGCTTTTTACAGGAAGCTGATGGAGAATCCACGCAAGCCGGTTGCTCCGGGTCCTAGTGAAGACGAGCGGGCGAGCACGGTCCTCAACATGGGCAAAAGACGAATAATGAATGCTTTTAGGAGTACCAAGGAGTCTCCGTATTTTAAGAGCATCACTACGGCAATCCAGCAGAATTTTATCTACGATGAGGAACAGGCCGCCAATTTGGCCGCACAGGTGCCCGATGATGCCCAGATACTGCTCTATAGAACATACACCCGGTACATGAACGGCGAATTCGTCACCGACGTTTCAGGCTGTATATTTTGTCCCGGAGTGATGAATCGGAAAAACAAGCTCATGATGTCGTTGGTACACCGTTTGTCCAAATCCAACGTCTCGTCCTCCACTGTCAACCAGATAGAAACCGAATTGGAGGACTCTTTGACACACCCAGACACTAAAGGCCCCGACTCCGACACTGCCTCGACGGTGTCGTCTGGGTCGCAATCTACTGACTCTTCTCCCGCCCACGACACAATCCGCGACCGCATGCAGGGAATTATGGCCAGGACGATTCCTAAGACTCCACTTAACATCACGCTGTACTCGGATGACCAAACGGACTCGCTACTGGGTGCCAATCTGTATACTGACAGCGTTGGTGCGTTCAATATTTCGGTGGCATCTTCCTATAAGCCGTCTTTTATCTCCGTATCGTCTGTGGACAACCCAAACATTACTCAGACACAAGGAGCCAATGTGATTGGGTCGAAGGGAGTGAGCGTCATTACAGACATCGACGACACGGTCAGAATTACAGGCGTGTTGGGCGACAAACGAGAATTGTTCAGAAACGTGTTTGCCAAGGAGTTCAGTGAATGTGAGATCCCACGCGTTGCTAACTGGCTGCAACAACTAAAATTCAAATATCACTGTCCAATCCATTATGTGTCGAACTCGCCGTGGCAGATATACAACATAGTGTCTGGATTCATGGATTACGTCGGCTTGCCGGTCGACAGCATTAGTCTGCGTCAGTATTCAGGCAACCTGATAGCATCATTCACAATGCCCTCCGCAGAACGGAAAAAAGACTCGCTTATCAAACTATTCAAGGACTTCCCTAATAGAAAATTCATTTTGATCGGGGACGCTGGAGAACAGGACGTGGAGGCTTATGCACAACTGGTGAAGCTTTTTCCGAAGCAGGTTCTTGCAGTCTATATTCGTGCATTGAACGGTGCATTTTCGTCCAACGGCGATGACGTCAAGGTGTTGAAGGAACTGCAGAGCATACTGGCTCTTCGAAATCCCGACACAGatgccaaaaagaagaagt
The sequence above is a segment of the Ogataea parapolymorpha DL-1 chromosome I, whole genome shotgun sequence genome. Coding sequences within it:
- a CDS encoding Eukaryotic peptide chain release factor GTP-binding subunit, which translates into the protein MSNPNQQNNQDDLSQGMQNLNVGGQQFNPNAAPSFVPGQFGQQFGQYQQFNQYQQYNQQYGQYQQYGQYVPPQSFGYDARDPYAAQPQQQSNHMSLEEYQKQQQESLNKSTKPKTKLKLNLNSSTVKAPVKKKEEPKKEEPKETKQEPKQEPKQETKQETKQDIKPEVKAAPKPEPKADAKADAKTASKPQKTDKSVAPSSVIREQEQQLDESVLQDMFGGKDHMSIIFMGHVDAGKSTMGGNILYLTGAVDKRTVEKYEREAKEAGRQGWYLSWIMDTNKEERNDGKTIEVGKSYFETQKRRYTILDAPGHKLYISEMIGGASQADVGILVISARKGEYEAGFERGGQSREHAILAKTQGVNKLVVVINKMDDPTVNWSEERYNECISKLSAYLKGVGYQKNDVVFMPVSGYTGAGLKDRVKPEECPWYTGPSLLEFLDNMPLAARKINDPFMLPISGKMKDLGTVVEGKIESGHVKKGQQLIMMPNKIQVEVLTIYNETEAEVDTAVCGEQVRMKLKGVEEEEVSAGYVLSSTLNPVKTVTRFEAQIAIVELKSILSSGFSCVMHVHTAIEEVTFTKLLHHLQKGTNRKSKKPPAFAKQGMKIIAELETAMPVCLETYEDYPQLGRFTLRDQGQTIAIGKVTKLL
- a CDS encoding Serine/threonine-protein kinase RIO2 yields the protein MKLDTIHMRYLNADDWRVLQAVENGSRSHEVVPTKLIGQIANLKTGMGSANRAISDLAKLNLISKLRNAKYDGYRLTYNGFDYLALKTFAQKKTLVELGTTIGVGKESDIYAGKDGQGNERVLKIHRLGRVSFRTVKNKRDYLRNKEAQSWMHLSKLAAEKEYEFMTILYENGFEIPRPLDYSRHCVVMELVEGFPMRQLREHFQYKKLYSQLMQFMVKLANHGLIHCDYNEYNIMIREDGSYDSATEPGFLVIDFPQCISINHVDAEFYFKRDVECIRRFFKRRFGYSPKDDSMMLDTDGYGDGFRYAYPVFSRDVQRIGDLDMQVKASGYRSEKKTELEDALGSMRRDYDDTEEDDEKEEEEEEEEYGSELEFSESESDTDSVNEKIVQALVEGEELETDKFGNYILKE
- a CDS encoding Heat shock protein SSB1, with product MADGVFQGAIGIDLGTTYSCVATYDSAVEIIANEQGNRVTPSFVAFTPEERLIGDAAKNQAALNPKNTVFDAKRLIGRAFSDESVQKDIKSWPFKVIDDNGNPKIEVEYLGETKTFSPQEISSMVLTKMKEIAEAKIGQKVEKAVVTVPAYFNDAQRQATKDAGAIAGLNVLRIINEPTAAAIAYGLGAGKSDQEKHILIFDLGGGTFDVSLLHIAGGVFTVKATAGDTHLGGQDFDTNLLEHFKKEFQKKTGLDISGDARALRRLRTACERAKRTLSSVTQTTVEVDSLFEGEDFSANITRARFEDINSALFKSTLTPVEQVLKDAKISKSQVDEVVLVGGSTRIPKVQKLLSDFFDGKQLEKSINPDEAVAYGAAVQGAILTGQSTSDETKDLLLLDVIPLSLGVAMQGNVFAPVVPRNTTVPTIKRRTFTTVEDHQTTVQFPVYQGERVNCAENTLLGEFDLKNIPPMPAGEPVLEAIFEVDANGILKVTAVEKSTGRSANITISNSVGRLSTSEIEKMINDADKFKKADEEFSKKHEQKQRLESYVSSIEATVTDPVLSAKMKKGAKDKVEAALSEALAALEIEDSSADDLRKAELSLKRVVTKAMATR